From the genome of Parabacteroides sp. FAFU027:
CCACTGACAAGGCAGCTTTCGACATGATTCGTCCGGCATTTTGCGTGAAAATGCGCTTTATAATTTGTTTCTTCATTTGATTACGATTGAAATGGCATTAAACAATGATTAATAACCGGTGTTTTGAGTCAGGTTGGGGTTCGCATCACGTTCTTTCTGCGGAACAGGCATCAACAGGAATTTCGAACTCATGTTTGATTTTCCAATAGAATGAAGGAAGTCAATGCCGTATTGTCCGTTTTGTACGCGGATAAGGTCAAACCAACGCTGCCCTTCAAATGCCAGTTCCATACGACGTTCATGCAAAATTTTATTGCGCAGATCATTTTGGCTTAATCCCACTACATCAGCCAGACCGGCTCTCGCACGCACTTTATTCAACGTTGCATTTGCATCGGTAGAAGCCAACTGCGCATCAGTAGTTCTTCCCAGTTCATTCAATGCTTCGGCCTTCATCAGCAATACATCGGCATAACGCAATACAGGGAAGTTCAACGGGCTATTGTCATAGGCACCTCCGGTAACTGTTTTTGTTACCACAAACTTGCGCAGATTATACCCCGTCAGGGAATAGGCTTTTTTATAATCCTGACCATCGAATTTCGGACAACCTTCATAGAATACGGTAACATCTTTGCGTTTATCTCCGGTTTCGTAGGAGTCCACAAACTCTTGTGTCGGCTGATTCCATCCCCAACCGCCATCCACCATATTCGAACCACGAGGTCCGGTAAAGGTGCTTAACCAGGAAGCCTGATTTTCGTTACTCCAGAAATCAAAAGTAGTTTTGCCTGAATGCTGTACTTCAAAAAGCGATTCCTGAGAGTTTTCAGTAGCAGGATTAAAATTATCGCCATAATTAGCATTCAAACTGTATCCCAAAGTCTTGACCTGATCACAGAGATCGACCGTTTGCTGCCAGTTTCCCAGAGTCAGATACACTTTAGCCAGTGTGCCAACAGCGGCGCCCTTCGTTGCACGCCCCAAATCAGCCGTTGAATACTCTTCCTTCGTTGGCAACAATTCGATAGCTTTATTCAAGTCCGAAATAATCTGTGTATATACATCCGCTTTCGGCGCTCTGGAAGGAC
Proteins encoded in this window:
- a CDS encoding RagB/SusD family nutrient uptake outer membrane protein, translating into MNFKKYISVALFAALLSACSSDFLTKVPEDSINTSNFFQTEADAIAAINGAYQPLQWPKLYNMRMWTTDIMAGNSIVGAGGGTDGIETQDEANFITSTDNQGVLDLWRGPWPGILRTNIILQKVPGMSISENVKNRVLGEAYFLRAHYYFILVRFFGDVPLVLTPVTPGDDLRPSRAPKADVYTQIISDLNKAIELLPTKEEYSTADLGRATKGAAVGTLAKVYLTLGNWQQTVDLCDQVKTLGYSLNANYGDNFNPATENSQESLFEVQHSGKTTFDFWSNENQASWLSTFTGPRGSNMVDGGWGWNQPTQEFVDSYETGDKRKDVTVFYEGCPKFDGQDYKKAYSLTGYNLRKFVVTKTVTGGAYDNSPLNFPVLRYADVLLMKAEALNELGRTTDAQLASTDANATLNKVRARAGLADVVGLSQNDLRNKILHERRMELAFEGQRWFDLIRVQNGQYGIDFLHSIGKSNMSSKFLLMPVPQKERDANPNLTQNTGY